A region of Thermococcus piezophilus DNA encodes the following proteins:
- a CDS encoding CGP-CTERM sorting domain-containing protein, protein MTCKWNEPVFKVITPPWARSENTKSKDICGPALLVGLVLVPLLVKQKKR, encoded by the coding sequence ATGACATGCAAGTGGAACGAACCAGTGTTTAAAGTTATTACCCCACCCTGGGCTCGTAGTGAGAACACAAAATCAAAAGACATCTGCGGACCAGCTTTGTTAGTTGGATTAGTGTTGGTTCCCCTACTCGTAAAACAGAAGAAGAGGTAG
- the iorA gene encoding indolepyruvate ferredoxin oxidoreductase subunit alpha gives MVVIVETVKAYPSDLVKSKAKKREKKLLMGNEAIAYGALESGVVFATGYPGTPSTEVIETIAHLKPEVFAEWAPNEKVALEEAAGVAYTGLRALVTMKCVGLNVAADPLMSLAYSGVEGGLVILVADDPGPHTSQTEQDDRYYGKLSLLPVLEPADPQEAHDLIIYAYELSERHKVPVIFRTTTRVNHTTADVDVGEFVELNREPKFKKDIERYVRASMDGNRRRHKWLNETLRKIEEEFNSMPFNWVEGEGRIGIIVEGAPYNYVREVLPKLDGDFKVLKLSTPHPLPRKLVVDFLKTVDFAIVIEDGAPFLEEEVKIAAYEAGLNVPIYGKRTVHLPLEGELNPSLIRNALLRLLGREAEEYTKPEEVAYAESLAPKRPPVMCPGCPHRGSYRAALDALRDLKLGRYSVPIHGDIGCYALSLLPPLEAIWTEFVMGASISLANGQSVAIKKKIIATIGDSTFFHNGIQPLVDAVYKNLDVLVMILDNRTTAMTGHQPHPGTGGSETGKKFKEVDIEALVKALGVQYVKTVDPYDLKATREAIKEAMQVKGPAVIIARRECVIPVIRRGEIGEIPVVVEEKCTGCKACILLTGCPALVYDPETNKVKIDELLCTGCGVCNQLCPFDAINFPSELERKS, from the coding sequence ATGGTGGTCATCGTGGAGACGGTTAAGGCTTATCCTTCTGATTTAGTCAAGTCCAAAGCCAAGAAACGTGAGAAAAAGCTTCTCATGGGAAACGAAGCGATAGCCTACGGTGCCCTTGAATCGGGCGTCGTCTTCGCAACTGGTTACCCAGGAACCCCCTCAACCGAGGTCATCGAGACAATTGCCCATCTCAAGCCAGAAGTCTTCGCCGAGTGGGCGCCCAACGAGAAGGTCGCCCTGGAGGAGGCCGCCGGGGTTGCATACACCGGCCTAAGGGCGCTCGTAACTATGAAGTGCGTTGGCCTAAACGTCGCCGCCGACCCGCTGATGAGCCTGGCATATTCGGGCGTTGAAGGTGGCTTAGTTATTCTCGTCGCGGACGACCCGGGACCGCATACCAGCCAGACGGAGCAGGATGACAGGTATTATGGAAAGCTCTCGCTTCTCCCGGTTCTTGAGCCTGCCGATCCTCAAGAGGCCCACGATTTGATCATCTACGCCTACGAGCTGAGTGAGCGCCATAAAGTCCCTGTCATCTTCAGAACGACCACGAGGGTGAACCACACGACGGCCGATGTTGATGTTGGAGAATTTGTGGAGCTGAACAGAGAGCCCAAGTTCAAGAAGGACATAGAGCGCTATGTAAGGGCAAGCATGGATGGCAACAGGAGGAGGCACAAGTGGCTCAACGAGACGCTGAGAAAGATTGAGGAGGAATTCAACTCGATGCCCTTCAACTGGGTCGAGGGCGAGGGAAGGATTGGAATAATCGTCGAAGGAGCACCCTACAACTACGTGAGAGAGGTTCTTCCAAAGCTCGACGGCGATTTCAAGGTTCTAAAGCTCTCCACCCCACACCCACTGCCGAGAAAGCTGGTCGTTGACTTCCTCAAAACGGTTGACTTCGCAATAGTCATTGAGGACGGCGCTCCCTTCCTCGAGGAGGAGGTTAAAATAGCGGCCTACGAAGCTGGTCTCAACGTTCCCATCTACGGCAAGAGGACTGTCCACTTACCCCTTGAAGGTGAGCTCAACCCAAGCCTCATCAGAAACGCTCTGCTGAGGCTCCTAGGCAGGGAAGCGGAGGAATACACCAAGCCGGAAGAAGTGGCCTACGCGGAAAGTCTCGCCCCCAAGAGGCCACCGGTGATGTGTCCCGGCTGTCCTCACAGGGGCTCATACAGGGCAGCTTTAGACGCTCTAAGGGATCTCAAGCTGGGCCGCTACTCGGTTCCAATACACGGTGACATAGGCTGCTACGCCCTCTCGCTCCTCCCGCCGCTCGAGGCCATCTGGACGGAGTTCGTGATGGGTGCGAGCATAAGCCTAGCCAACGGCCAGAGCGTGGCAATAAAGAAAAAAATCATAGCGACGATCGGAGACTCTACATTCTTCCACAACGGAATCCAGCCACTGGTTGATGCTGTCTACAAGAATCTGGACGTCTTGGTCATGATACTCGACAACAGGACGACGGCAATGACCGGCCACCAGCCGCATCCGGGAACGGGGGGAAGCGAGACTGGAAAGAAGTTCAAAGAGGTAGACATAGAAGCCCTTGTCAAGGCGCTTGGAGTCCAGTACGTTAAGACTGTAGATCCCTACGACCTGAAGGCAACGAGAGAGGCCATAAAGGAGGCCATGCAGGTTAAAGGGCCGGCCGTGATAATAGCTAGGCGGGAGTGCGTCATTCCTGTGATAAGGCGCGGTGAGATAGGCGAAATTCCCGTAGTTGTAGAGGAGAAGTGCACTGGCTGCAAGGCCTGCATACTCCTGACTGGCTGTCCAGCTCTGGTCTACGACCCAGAGACTAACAAGGTGAAAATCGACGAGCTCCTCTGTACCGGCTGCGGCGTCTGCAACCAGCTCTGTCCGTTCGACGCGATAAATTTCCCGAGCGAGCTAGAGAGAAAAAGTTGA